One genomic region from Prionailurus bengalensis isolate Pbe53 chromosome C1, Fcat_Pben_1.1_paternal_pri, whole genome shotgun sequence encodes:
- the LOC122482167 gene encoding S-adenosylmethionine decarboxylase proenzyme 1-like: MLVPLLKLARDYNGFDSIQSFYSRKNFTKSSHQGYPHWNFQEEIEFLNAVFPNGAAYCMGRVNSNCWYLYTLDFPETQVISQPDQTLEILMSELDPAVMDQFYMKDGITAKDVTCESGIRDVIPGSVIDATLFNPCGYSINGMKSDRTYWTIHITPESEFSYVSFETNLSQTSYDDLVRKVVEVFKPGKFVTTLFVNQSSKCCTVLSSPQKIEGFKCFACQSIMFNDYNFVFTSFAKKHQQQQS; the protein is encoded by the coding sequence ATGTTGGTTCCTCTGTTGAAACTTGCTAGGGATTACAATGGATTTGACTCAATTCAAAGCTTTTATTCTCGTAAGAATTTCACAAAGTCTTCTCATCAAGGGTACCCACACTGGAatttccaggaagaaatagaatttcttaATGCAGTTTTCCCAAATGGAGCAGCATATTGTATGGGACGTGTGAATTCTAACTGTTGGTACTTGTATACTTTGGATTTTCCAGAGACTCAGGTAATCAGTCAGCCAGATCAGACCCTGGAAATTCTGATGAGTGAGCTTGACCCAGCAGTTATGGACCAGTTCTACATGAAAGATGGTATTACTGCAAAGGATGTCACTTGTGAGAGTGGAATTCGTGACGTGATACCAGGTTCTGTCATTGATGCCACACTGTTCAATCCTTGTGGGTATTCGATAAATGGAATGAAATCAGATAGAACTTACTGGACTATTCACATCACTCCAGAATCAGAATTTTCTTATGTTAGCTTTGAAACAAACTTAAGTCAGACCTCCTATGATGACCTGGTCAGGAAAGTTGTGGAAGTCTTCAAGCCAGGAAAATTTGTGACCACCCTGTTTGTAAATCAGAGTTCTAAATGTTGCACAGTGCTTTCTTCACCCCAGAAGATTGAaggttttaaatgttttgcttGCCAGAGCATTATGTTCAAtgattacaattttgtttttaccaGTTTTGCTAAGAAGCATCAACAACAGCAGAGTTGA